Part of the Kushneria marisflavi genome, CGGCCTCATGATCGTGACCCTGATCGTGACAGGCCTTTTGCGTCGCAACAGTCAGCAGGTGCGCCAGCGGCCGCGCCGCTCACTCTATATTCGACGTCTGACCCGATTTGGTTATGTGCTGTGCCATCTGGCCTGCTGGGTCGTCTTTGCCGAGTGTGCCGCTCAGGCCTGGGGCTTTTCGCTGCTCAATTTCGGACGAACCGGTGGAGTGGGCGAGCGTATTGCCCAGCCGCTGATCAGTATCGGTCTGACGGTGCTGATCTGCTGGCTGATCTGGATTCTGACCGATACGGCCATTCATCGTGCCATGACTTCCACCTCGCGTTCCCAGCGCGGGCGCGCACGTCGGGCGCGGGCCGAAACCATCACACCGCTGATGCGCAATGTGGTGTTTGTCACCATCCTGGTGATCGGCACGATCGTGGCACTGGCCAACCTGGGCGTTAACGTGACGCCGCTTCTGGCCGGTGCCGGGGTCATCGGTCTGGCCGTCGGCTTTGGTGCCCAGACACTGGTGCAGGATCTGATTACCGGCATTTTCATTCTGGTAGAGGACACGCTGGCCATCGATGACTTTGTGGATGTGGGCGGCAATCTGGGCACGGTCGAAAAGCTCAGCCTGCGCACCATCCGGCTGCGTGATCTGGATGGCATCGTGCATTCGGTACCTTTCAGTCAGATCAAGGCAGTGCAGAACTATTCGCGAGAGTTTGGCTACGCCATGTTCCGCGTACGCGTTCCGCAGCGCATGACCATCGATCGGGCCATCGAGATGATCGAGGAGACGGCCGGCGGTATGCGCAACGATCCGCTGTTTCGCTTCAAGATCTGGTCGGCGCTCGAAATGCAGGGAGTGGAAAGCTTTACCGAGGGCTCGGCCATCGTACGGGCCCGTTTTCGGACTGCTCCGGTCATGCAGTGGGAGGTGACGCGAGAATTCAATTTGCGCCTCAAGCGTCGTATGGATGAAGAAGGCTTCGACCTGGCCGTACCGCGCACCAGTGTCCATCTGGAAAACCTTGATGGCCTGCTGGAGCATCTGCAAGGGGCGCGCTCGGGCGAAGTGCGACGGGAGGGTCAGGACGTTATGGTCGCGCCTCCCGACTCACATGACGAAGGATCGGATACCGGCGGCGCACCGAATGGTGATGCGCCGGGCGGTGGGGCTGCGCGTCCCTGAACCGTCAGTCAGGCCGTCTCTCCCGGCAAATGAAGATGGCCTCGCACGACCTGGCGAGACCCGCGTCGGCTGCCGGAGCGCAGGGCATCCTCGACAAGATCCATGGCCTGGGTGGCCATGGTCTTTAGATCATGACGAATGGAGGGCATATCCATACCCAGCAGTTCGGCGCAGGCGATCCCGTCGATGCAGAAAAGACGGGGGCCGCCGGGCTGCCCGGGCAGGGGGAGGCCGGCCCGTCGATAGGCCGCCAGAATGCCCAGCGTGATCTGGTTGTTGATGCCAATCAGGGCATCAGGCAGCGGGGGCTGATCGAGTCTCTTCTCCAGAAACTGCTCGGCAGGCGTCATGGAAAAATCCCCATAGTTCACCTCAAGCGTGATGCGACTGCCTGCCATGGCCTCGCGTATCCCTGATACCCGCCCGATGGTCACCAGCGAGTCCGGTGGTCCGGAGAGAATCAGCAGTCGCTCGACCGGCTGTTCTCTCATCCACATTCCCGCCTGATAGCCGCAGTCCAGGTTGTCGATGTAGACACCGCCATAGTGGGGGGCCGTGACCTCACGGTCCACCAGAATAACGGCAATGCCTGCCTTTTCCAGACGCTCGAAATAGGGAGGGCGATAACGTCGATCAGCGGAGATGACGGTCAGGATGATGCCGTCCACACCGCAGGCGATCAGGCGATCCACGGCAGCTTCTTCCTGAGCGGCTGAATCATGGGAATCCATGATCAGCACGTCCATGCGGCGCGCTTCTCCCTGTTGGCTGAAAGCACAGGCCAGGTCATGAAAAAAGGGATTGTCCAGCTGAGGGTTAATAACGCCTATCACCGGGCGTCGGTTTTCCTCGCCGGTCGGACGCTGTCTTGCCACGTACCCCATTGCCTGTGCCGCGTCGAGTACACGCTGACGAGTCTGGGGATGCAACTGTTCAGGGGCGCTGAAAGCGCGGGAGACAGTGATCGTGCTGACCCCTGCGGCGCGGGCAACATCCTTGAGACGAACTCTTGTGGAAGGTGATGGCGGCTCCATGAGGTGTCCTGATCTGTGGTGGCGACAAGAACGGCATTGGTCGTGTCATGATGCGTTCATCAGTATCTATCATTTTTTGTCATCATCGGCGCCTTCAAAGTGCTTCTGGAAGCTACGCCATTCGTCGGTATACAGACTTGTTGCTTTTCTACATGGACACGTCAATTGGTCTAATAAAAATTAAGTTAATGATATTATTGTATTTTTTACAGGCAGGCAAGGTTGCCTTAACGCCTGTCCTGTTGAACGATAGGCGCATGATGGCAAATGTTAAAAAATGACAAAAACATATCAATCATTTCTGTGCCTCTTGCCACAGGGGCCCAC contains:
- a CDS encoding LacI family DNA-binding transcriptional regulator, whose amino-acid sequence is MEPPSPSTRVRLKDVARAAGVSTITVSRAFSAPEQLHPQTRQRVLDAAQAMGYVARQRPTGEENRRPVIGVINPQLDNPFFHDLACAFSQQGEARRMDVLIMDSHDSAAQEEAAVDRLIACGVDGIILTVISADRRYRPPYFERLEKAGIAVILVDREVTAPHYGGVYIDNLDCGYQAGMWMREQPVERLLILSGPPDSLVTIGRVSGIREAMAGSRITLEVNYGDFSMTPAEQFLEKRLDQPPLPDALIGINNQITLGILAAYRRAGLPLPGQPGGPRLFCIDGIACAELLGMDMPSIRHDLKTMATQAMDLVEDALRSGSRRGSRQVVRGHLHLPGETA